One genomic region from Pongo abelii isolate AG06213 chromosome 4, NHGRI_mPonAbe1-v2.0_pri, whole genome shotgun sequence encodes:
- the LOC134761506 gene encoding uncharacterized protein LOC134761506 produces the protein MAPSDSQETWPATAAPVDQQRDKRGADMEEPRPTGGSWRVWSIQPLSVSLGPEDAQVWYIHPLSVFLSPGDAQVWSIQPLSVSLGPEDAQVWSIHPLSVFLSPGDAQVWSIHPLSVSLGPEDAQVWSIHPLSVFLSPEDAQVWSIHPLSVFLGPGDARVWSIHPLSVSLCPGVTQVWSIHPLSVFLGPGDAQVWPIHPLSVFLHPGDAQVWPIHPLSVFLGPGDAQVWLIQPLSVFLSPGDAQVWSIHPLSVFLGPGDAQVWSIHPLSVSLGPEDAQVCPIHPLSVFLCSGVAQVWPIPLVFYLQLSLFFVSNLPTQVERGGDPIACEEGTASGWTLQIVKFKSQLLGRSLCVKIVGVRQIQGPHSALLCTSECRSSCLVTRTLRRTMDPARGQVRRAR, from the exons ATGGCCCCCTCTGACTCCCAGGAGACCTGGCCAGCTACAGCGGCCCCCGTGGACCAGCAGAGGGACAAGAGAGGAGCTGACATGGAAGAGCCGAGGCCCACTGGGGGCTCCTGGAGA GTATGGTCCATCCAGCCCCTCAGTGTTTCCCTCGGTCCTGAGGATGCTCAGGTGTGGTACATCCACCCCCTCAGTGTTTTCCTCAGTCCTGGGGATGCTCAGGTGTGGTCCATCCAGCCCCTCAGTGTTTCCCTCGGTCCTGAGGATGCTCAGGTGTGGTCCATCCACCCCCTCAGTGTTTTCCTCAGTCCTGGGGATGCTCAG GTATGGTCCATCCACCCCCTCAGTGTTTCCCTCGGTCCTGAGGATGCTCAGGTGTGGTCCATCCATCCCCTCAGTGTTTTCCTCAGTCCTGAGGATGCTCAGGTGTGGTCCATCCATCCCCTCAGTGTTTTCCTCGGTCCTGGGGATGCTCGGGTGTGGTCCATCCACCCCCTCAGTGTTTCCCTCTGTCCTGGGGTCACTCAGGTGTGGTCCATCCACCCCCTCAGTGTTTTTCTCGGTCCTGGGGATGCTCAGGTATGGCCCATCCATCCCCTCAGTGTTTTCCTCCATCCTGGGGATGCTCAGGTGTGGCCCATCCATCCCCTCAGTGTTTTCCTCGGTCCTGGGGATGCTCAGGTGTGGCTCATCCAGCCCCTCAGTGTTTTCCTCAGTCCTGGGGATGCTCAGGTGTGGTCCATCCACCCCCTCAGTGTTTTCCTCGGTCCAGGGGATGCTCAGGTGTGGTCCATCCACCCCCTCAGTGTTTCCCTCGGTCCTGAGGATGCTCAG GTGTGTCCCATCCACCCCCTCAGTGTTTTCCTCTGTTCTGGGGTTGCTCAGGTGTGGCCCATCCCCTTGGTGTTTTACCTCcaactttctctattttttgtttccaaTCTTCCCACACAGGTTGAGAGAGGAGGGGATCCCATTGCCTGTGAGGAGGGCACAGCTTCTGGGTGGACCCTGCAGATTGTGAAGTTCAAGTCACAGCTCCTGGGAAGGTCTCTGTGTGTAAAGATCGTGGGGGTGAGACAGATTCAGGGACCACACTCTGCTCTGCTCTGTACCTCTGAGTGTCGATCCAGCTGCCTTGTGACCAGGACACTTAGAAGAACCATGGACCCTGCAAGAGGGCAGGTTCGGAGAGCGAGATGA